One window of the Natrinema sp. CBA1119 genome contains the following:
- the lysA gene encoding diaminopimelate decarboxylase, translated as MTDAVASLSVRRLSEWDAAELRALTAEYGSPLYVLDLERVRQNYRRLEAAFSDAEILYAVKANALGDVLSTLREEGAGLECASAGEVKRALEAGASGSAVHYTAVNPPAGDLDWIVDAWADHPGLTVTAGSEDTIDRLADRGYDGRLCLRVNPGIGAGHHEKVRTGAAAKFGVPAERAVDVLADAAERGFDVVGIHAHVGSGVSSDQLDDHREFVARMGDLSREGADTVGDLEFVDVGGGFGVPYREDEDPLDLESVADATRDAIGEIGAELAIEPGRYFVADAGVLLTEVNTVKDARETTVAGVDAGMTTLIRPAMYDAYHPIRNLTAAGDDDRKRIPQTVAGPICESGDVFCAERELPVSKRGDILAIGNAGAYGYEMANQYNTRPRPASIVLEDGHVRLSRRRETVDDVTRAEREARSGPSADRKNDHGRASDIDND; from the coding sequence ATGACTGACGCTGTGGCTTCGCTTTCCGTCCGCCGCCTCTCCGAGTGGGACGCGGCCGAACTACGGGCCCTTACGGCGGAGTACGGCTCGCCGCTGTACGTCCTCGACCTCGAGCGAGTTCGCCAGAACTACCGCCGACTCGAGGCTGCCTTTTCCGACGCCGAGATCCTCTACGCGGTGAAGGCGAACGCGCTGGGGGACGTCCTCTCGACGCTTCGCGAGGAGGGAGCCGGCCTCGAGTGTGCCTCCGCCGGGGAAGTGAAGCGGGCGCTCGAGGCCGGCGCATCGGGCTCGGCGGTCCACTACACGGCGGTCAACCCGCCCGCTGGCGACCTCGACTGGATCGTCGACGCCTGGGCGGACCACCCCGGACTGACCGTCACCGCGGGCTCCGAGGACACGATCGATCGGCTGGCCGACCGCGGCTACGACGGCCGGCTCTGTCTGCGGGTCAACCCCGGTATCGGTGCCGGCCACCACGAGAAGGTGCGGACAGGTGCTGCGGCGAAGTTCGGCGTCCCCGCAGAGCGTGCGGTCGACGTGCTCGCGGACGCCGCCGAGCGCGGCTTCGACGTCGTCGGAATCCACGCCCACGTCGGCTCCGGCGTCTCGAGCGACCAGCTCGACGATCACCGGGAGTTCGTGGCACGGATGGGCGACCTCTCGAGGGAGGGAGCCGACACAGTCGGTGACCTCGAGTTCGTCGACGTCGGCGGCGGGTTCGGGGTTCCGTACCGCGAGGACGAGGATCCGCTGGACCTCGAGTCTGTCGCGGACGCCACTCGAGACGCGATCGGCGAGATCGGCGCCGAGCTGGCGATCGAGCCCGGTCGCTACTTCGTCGCGGATGCGGGCGTGCTCCTCACCGAAGTGAACACCGTCAAGGACGCCCGCGAGACGACTGTCGCCGGCGTCGACGCGGGGATGACAACCCTGATTCGGCCCGCGATGTACGACGCGTACCATCCGATTCGGAACCTGACGGCAGCTGGTGATGACGACCGCAAACGGATCCCGCAGACCGTTGCCGGCCCGATCTGCGAGAGCGGCGACGTTTTCTGTGCCGAGCGCGAACTACCGGTAAGCAAACGTGGGGATATCCTCGCAATCGGCAATGCGGGGGCCTACGGCTACGAGATGGCGAACCAGTACAACACCCGACCCCGGCCCGCGTCGATCGTCCTCGAGGACGGCCACGTTCGACTCTCCCGTCGCCGCGAGACGGTCGACGACGTGACGCGAGCGGAGCGCGAGGCACGGAGTGGCCCGAGCGCGGACCGAAAGAACGACCACGGCCGAGCGAGCGACATCGACAACGACTGA
- the dapF gene encoding diaminopimelate epimerase, giving the protein MSIPFQKYHGTGNDFLIIHADEHVPDRGALAERECDRTNGVGADGVLFLAPEETFNPPRVVMTLFQPDGATAPMCGNGARCAAEWTMDRTGTDSVMIDTQAGTLRADRDGEDIVIEMTGLTFDPSEIPVVADEPVFNTEIEGLEVSVVNTGVPHAVSFVDDVDDVDLEEIAPPVRHADVFPDGTNVTVASPDDSGGFRQRTYERGVEGETDSCGTGAVAVAVVARRLGLTDADPVDVHPPGGHLRVSFNDRGRPTLAGPVEHEFDGEVAVEPPIEP; this is encoded by the coding sequence ATGAGCATCCCATTCCAGAAGTACCACGGCACCGGCAACGACTTTCTAATTATCCATGCGGACGAACACGTCCCGGACCGGGGTGCCCTCGCCGAGCGCGAGTGCGACCGGACGAACGGCGTCGGTGCCGACGGGGTCCTCTTTCTCGCTCCCGAAGAGACGTTCAACCCGCCCCGCGTCGTGATGACGCTGTTCCAGCCCGATGGCGCGACGGCACCGATGTGCGGCAACGGCGCTCGCTGCGCCGCAGAGTGGACGATGGACCGGACCGGGACCGACAGCGTGATGATCGACACCCAGGCGGGCACCCTGCGTGCCGATCGCGACGGCGAGGACATCGTCATCGAAATGACCGGCCTCACGTTCGACCCCAGCGAAATCCCGGTCGTGGCCGACGAACCGGTCTTCAACACGGAGATCGAGGGCCTCGAGGTGTCGGTCGTCAACACCGGCGTCCCCCACGCCGTGAGCTTCGTCGACGATGTGGACGATGTCGACCTCGAGGAAATCGCGCCGCCGGTGCGACACGCCGACGTCTTCCCCGACGGAACGAACGTCACCGTGGCCAGCCCCGACGATTCGGGTGGCTTCCGCCAGCGAACCTACGAGCGCGGCGTCGAGGGCGAAACCGACTCCTGTGGCACCGGTGCGGTCGCCGTCGCGGTCGTGGCCCGTCGTCTCGGACTCACCGACGCCGACCCGGTCGACGTTCACCCGCCGGGCGGCCATCTGCGAGTGAGTTTCAACGACCGCGGGCGTCCGACGCTCGCCGGGCCGGTCGAACACGAGTTCGACGGCGAGGTGGCCGTCGAGCCGCCGATCGAGCCGTGA
- a CDS encoding M20 family metallopeptidase, whose amino-acid sequence MTDGRSAAGPDGDDAFDPVAFLEGAVQHPSHEAVGPMRDFLCETLEARGIEPRVDDAGNVLASRGLPAGDAETHVVLNTHIDTVSPHVPYKRDGGEGADGPDVIRGRGSCDAKGPLAAILSAFVAVEPTESRVTLAITPDEEVLSTGAYALVSGDESPTRDADAVIVGEPTDLDVCTAAKGRFQGTIHLSGANAHAAEPETGSNAVAALESVLEAVRTFDKRADAPPAHPRLGAATLTPTVVEGGEATNQVPADCALTVDRRSVPPETAEEFHEALTAHLRAAVPDDIGLEFRFTDRPTPFLEAWDTAPDATIVEALASASDGEVRPFTAATEASYFAADATTVVFGPGVLADDEGAVAHAPREYVGVADVREAARALEATLVELVG is encoded by the coding sequence GTGACGGACGGTCGTTCCGCCGCCGGACCCGACGGCGACGACGCGTTCGACCCCGTCGCGTTTCTCGAGGGTGCCGTCCAGCATCCCTCCCACGAGGCCGTCGGCCCGATGCGCGATTTTCTCTGCGAGACGCTCGAGGCCCGGGGTATCGAGCCCCGCGTCGACGACGCCGGGAACGTGCTGGCGAGCCGCGGACTCCCGGCGGGCGACGCCGAGACACACGTCGTTTTGAACACGCATATTGATACGGTGTCGCCGCACGTCCCCTACAAGCGCGACGGTGGGGAGGGTGCCGACGGTCCAGACGTGATTCGGGGCCGAGGCTCCTGCGACGCGAAGGGGCCACTCGCGGCCATTCTCTCGGCCTTTGTCGCGGTCGAGCCGACCGAGAGTCGAGTCACGCTCGCGATCACCCCCGACGAGGAGGTGCTCTCGACGGGAGCGTACGCGCTGGTGTCGGGCGACGAGTCGCCCACTCGAGACGCGGACGCGGTTATCGTCGGCGAACCGACCGACCTCGACGTCTGTACCGCGGCGAAGGGACGATTCCAGGGGACGATTCACCTCTCGGGAGCCAACGCCCACGCCGCCGAACCCGAGACCGGGAGCAACGCGGTCGCGGCACTCGAGTCCGTCCTCGAGGCGGTTCGAACCTTCGACAAGCGCGCGGACGCGCCGCCGGCCCACCCCCGACTCGGCGCGGCGACGCTGACGCCGACCGTCGTCGAGGGTGGCGAGGCGACCAATCAGGTGCCGGCCGACTGCGCGCTGACGGTCGACCGCCGGAGCGTCCCGCCGGAGACGGCCGAGGAGTTTCACGAGGCGCTGACCGCCCACCTTCGGGCCGCCGTACCCGACGATATCGGCCTCGAGTTTCGCTTTACCGACCGGCCGACGCCGTTCCTCGAGGCCTGGGACACCGCTCCCGACGCAACAATCGTCGAGGCGCTCGCGAGCGCGTCCGACGGCGAGGTGCGTCCGTTTACCGCGGCGACGGAGGCCTCGTACTTCGCGGCGGACGCGACGACGGTCGTCTTCGGCCCCGGCGTGCTCGCCGACGACGAGGGGGCCGTCGCACACGCCCCGCGAGAGTACGTGGGGGTCGCGGACGTCCGTGAGGCGGCGCGAGCGCTCGAGGCGACGCTGGTCGAACTGGTCGGGTGA
- a CDS encoding EamA family transporter, whose translation MRRYVGLSLFSCLAYSLVAPLISIAMADMSSTMAVFLSNSVMFVTVGLVLVYRGLSVRPYLRHPRTPHLVAMGVLLTIGLLTYYRALELGPVSIVVPIYGLFIVISSLVGLVVFDETVTVRKLAAIGLSVVAIALMSM comes from the coding sequence ATGCGACGGTACGTCGGCCTCTCGCTGTTTTCCTGTCTCGCGTACAGCCTGGTCGCACCCCTGATCTCGATCGCGATGGCCGATATGTCCAGCACGATGGCCGTGTTCCTCTCGAACTCGGTGATGTTCGTCACCGTCGGCCTCGTACTCGTCTATCGCGGGCTGTCGGTACGGCCGTACCTCCGACACCCTCGGACGCCACACCTCGTCGCGATGGGCGTGCTGTTGACTATCGGCCTGCTGACCTACTATCGAGCGCTCGAGCTCGGTCCGGTAAGTATCGTCGTCCCGATTTACGGGCTCTTCATCGTGATCAGTTCGCTGGTCGGGCTCGTCGTCTTCGACGAAACCGTGACCGTCCGCAAACTCGCCGCGATCGGATTGAGCGTGGTGGCGATCGCGCTGATGTCCATGTGA
- a CDS encoding EamA family transporter, with protein sequence MEYLLWVLVALLAYGLMAPLTSVVTSDVPPAVALFLSTTIFLGLTTVVLVATETGHPSDAVTPSAGIVYTAGIFLSSGILAYYQALERGPVSVVVPIYGLFIVGSSIIGIAFLGEELTATRGAGIVAAAGAIYLAAGGEE encoded by the coding sequence ATGGAATATCTCCTCTGGGTGCTCGTCGCCCTCCTGGCCTACGGACTGATGGCGCCCCTGACGAGCGTCGTGACGTCGGACGTGCCGCCCGCGGTTGCGCTCTTCCTCTCGACGACGATCTTCCTCGGGCTAACGACCGTCGTGCTCGTCGCGACGGAGACCGGCCACCCGTCCGACGCGGTAACGCCGTCTGCGGGAATCGTCTACACCGCCGGCATCTTCCTCTCGTCGGGCATCCTCGCGTACTATCAGGCGCTCGAGCGAGGTCCGGTCAGCGTCGTCGTGCCGATCTACGGCCTTTTCATCGTCGGGAGTTCGATTATCGGGATCGCGTTTCTCGGCGAGGAACTGACCGCGACTCGCGGCGCCGGCATCGTCGCCGCAGCGGGCGCGATCTACCTCGCCGCCGGAGGTGAGGAGTGA
- the purB gene encoding adenylosuccinate lyase, translating to MTETDALYAVSPLDGRYDGRTAPLSPYASEAALMRARVRVEVEYLIALAELPATPLELDLEEREHLRGLYSHFAEEDARLIKELETEGHADFEATNHDVKAVEYFVRHRLPEGSDASAWIHFGLTSEDVNNLAHRLLVRDAVDEVLLPELYDVRDTLAGIAREHRDLPMLARTHGQPATPTTFGKEMAVYASRLGRATGRIRRATDNLRGKLGGASGTYAAHVAAYPDVDWQAFAREFVEGLGLEFEPLTTQVNPCDDLAALFDAFRGANDVLLDLDLDMWLYVSDRYLGQETVAGETGSSTMPHKVNPIDFENSEGNLSKANSDLSFLADYVTTSRLQRDLSDSTVKRNIGGAFAHCLIAYGKTASGLSKVVPNERVMRDDLENTPEIIGEAVQTILRREGQADAYERVKAVTRGKDVTLADFREMFDDLEVDEDVREELHALTPAGYTGVASELVDDLE from the coding sequence ATGACCGAGACCGACGCCCTGTACGCCGTCTCGCCGCTGGACGGCCGGTACGACGGCCGGACCGCCCCGCTGTCGCCGTACGCGAGCGAGGCTGCGCTCATGCGCGCCCGCGTTCGCGTCGAAGTCGAGTACCTGATCGCGCTCGCCGAACTCCCCGCGACGCCCCTCGAACTGGACCTCGAGGAGCGCGAACACCTCCGCGGGCTGTACAGCCATTTCGCCGAGGAGGACGCTCGGTTGATCAAAGAACTCGAGACGGAGGGCCACGCCGACTTCGAGGCGACGAACCACGACGTCAAAGCCGTCGAGTACTTCGTTCGGCACCGACTGCCCGAGGGCAGCGACGCCTCGGCCTGGATCCATTTCGGGCTGACCAGCGAGGACGTAAACAACCTCGCCCACCGGCTGCTCGTCCGGGACGCCGTCGACGAGGTGCTCCTCCCGGAACTGTACGACGTTCGGGACACACTCGCCGGGATAGCTCGCGAGCACCGAGACCTCCCGATGCTGGCCCGGACCCACGGCCAACCCGCCACGCCGACGACGTTCGGCAAGGAGATGGCCGTCTACGCCTCGCGGCTGGGCCGGGCGACCGGTCGCATCCGGCGGGCGACCGACAATCTGCGGGGGAAACTCGGCGGCGCGTCGGGCACCTACGCGGCCCACGTCGCGGCCTACCCCGACGTCGACTGGCAGGCCTTCGCGCGGGAGTTCGTGGAGGGGCTGGGCCTCGAGTTCGAACCCCTCACGACGCAGGTCAACCCCTGTGACGACCTCGCGGCGCTGTTCGACGCCTTCCGCGGCGCCAACGACGTCCTGCTCGACCTCGATCTGGATATGTGGCTCTACGTCTCCGACCGCTACCTCGGGCAGGAGACCGTCGCGGGCGAAACGGGGTCATCGACGATGCCACACAAGGTCAATCCGATCGACTTCGAGAACAGCGAGGGCAACCTCTCGAAGGCCAATTCGGATCTCTCCTTCCTCGCGGACTACGTCACCACCTCTCGGCTCCAGCGCGACCTCTCCGATTCGACGGTCAAGCGCAACATCGGCGGCGCCTTCGCCCACTGCCTGATCGCCTACGGCAAGACCGCGTCGGGGCTCTCGAAAGTCGTCCCCAACGAGCGGGTCATGCGCGACGACCTCGAGAACACGCCCGAGATCATCGGCGAGGCCGTCCAGACGATCCTCCGGCGCGAGGGACAGGCCGACGCCTACGAGCGGGTCAAGGCCGTCACTCGCGGGAAGGATGTGACACTCGCAGACTTCCGCGAGATGTTCGATGACCTCGAGGTCGACGAGGACGTCCGCGAGGAACTGCACGCGCTGACGCCGGCCGGGTACACGGGCGTCGCGAGCGAGTTGGTCGACGACCTCGAATAG
- the purH gene encoding bifunctional phosphoribosylaminoimidazolecarboxamide formyltransferase/IMP cyclohydrolase: MTRIAGMAGNRGRNLLNIADRRPGGVEFAVVLTNSEDAPVLEAAAERGIPTEVVPLEDDMSRSEHEEAVLEALSEYEFDLVCLDGYMRILSDTFLDAAPTTLNVHPALLPSFPGMDAWSDALEAGVSVTGCTVHVVTDATDAEGEVLESEVDAGPIVTQEPIPVYEGDDEEGLKERVLYEGEFRAYPRAVKWFAEDAVDVDLEADEVTVDADVASTDADDHDGLPARRLVSDDRADTLRYGENPHQDAAVYTDYTCDEASVVHADQLNEGAKALSYNNYNDADGALNLIKEFDEPAAAVIKHTNPAGCATADSLAEAYEKALSTDPMSAFGGIVALNRECDAATAEQVIDSFKEVVVAPGYTEDALEVLLEKDNLRVLDVGELGKRTERFTEKPLVGGRLVQERDLQSISVDDLEVVTEREPSEEELESMVFAWQTLKHVKSNGILFTKGTETVGVGMGQVSRVDAVRLAAMKADEHAEGKDAEGAVMASDAFFPFPDGIEEAAKVGIEAVVQPGGSVNDEDVIEAANEHGMAMAFTGKRSFRHD; this comes from the coding sequence ATGACGCGAATCGCCGGGATGGCCGGCAACCGAGGGCGCAACCTGTTGAACATCGCCGACCGACGACCGGGCGGGGTCGAGTTCGCCGTCGTCCTGACGAACAGCGAGGACGCGCCGGTGCTCGAGGCCGCGGCCGAGCGAGGGATCCCGACCGAGGTCGTCCCGCTCGAGGATGACATGAGCCGCAGCGAGCACGAGGAGGCGGTGCTCGAGGCGCTGTCGGAGTACGAATTCGACCTCGTCTGTCTGGACGGCTACATGCGGATCCTCTCCGATACCTTCCTCGACGCCGCGCCGACCACGCTGAACGTCCACCCCGCACTGCTGCCGTCGTTCCCGGGGATGGACGCGTGGAGCGACGCGCTCGAGGCCGGCGTCTCGGTGACGGGCTGTACGGTCCACGTCGTCACCGACGCGACCGACGCCGAGGGCGAAGTCCTCGAGAGCGAGGTCGACGCCGGCCCGATCGTCACGCAGGAGCCGATCCCGGTCTACGAGGGCGACGACGAGGAGGGGCTGAAAGAGCGCGTCCTCTACGAGGGCGAGTTCCGCGCGTACCCGCGGGCCGTGAAGTGGTTCGCCGAGGATGCAGTCGACGTGGATCTCGAGGCGGACGAGGTCACCGTCGACGCCGACGTGGCGAGTACCGATGCGGACGACCATGACGGTCTCCCGGCTCGGCGGTTGGTCTCCGACGACCGCGCGGACACGCTCCGCTACGGAGAGAACCCACATCAGGACGCTGCGGTCTACACCGATTACACCTGCGACGAGGCCAGCGTCGTCCACGCCGATCAGCTGAACGAGGGCGCGAAGGCGCTGTCGTACAACAACTACAACGACGCCGACGGCGCGCTCAACCTGATCAAGGAGTTCGACGAGCCCGCGGCGGCGGTCATCAAACACACCAACCCGGCGGGCTGTGCGACCGCCGACTCGCTGGCCGAGGCCTACGAGAAGGCCCTCTCGACGGATCCCATGAGCGCCTTCGGCGGCATCGTCGCGCTGAATCGCGAGTGCGACGCCGCAACCGCCGAGCAGGTCATCGACTCGTTCAAGGAGGTCGTCGTCGCGCCCGGCTACACCGAGGACGCGCTCGAGGTGCTCCTCGAGAAGGACAATCTCCGCGTGCTCGATGTCGGTGAACTGGGCAAGCGCACCGAGCGCTTCACCGAAAAGCCCCTCGTCGGCGGCCGCCTCGTGCAGGAACGAGATCTGCAGTCGATTTCGGTCGACGACCTCGAGGTCGTCACCGAGCGCGAGCCGAGCGAGGAGGAACTCGAGTCGATGGTGTTCGCGTGGCAGACGCTCAAACACGTCAAATCGAACGGGATTCTCTTCACGAAGGGAACCGAGACGGTCGGCGTCGGGATGGGACAGGTCTCCCGCGTCGACGCGGTTCGGCTGGCGGCGATGAAGGCCGACGAACACGCGGAGGGCAAGGACGCCGAAGGAGCGGTGATGGCCTCGGACGCGTTCTTCCCGTTCCCGGACGGCATCGAGGAGGCCGCGAAGGTGGGCATCGAAGCGGTCGTCCAGCCCGGCGGCTCGGTCAACGACGAGGACGTGATCGAGGCGGCGAACGAACACGGCATGGCGATGGCGTTTACGGGCAAGCGGTCCTTCAGACACGATTAG
- a CDS encoding metal-dependent hydrolase codes for MVDITGHLAMALLFAAPAWLVWGRRGALGFTGFALLTAMLPDTDLVLQQVLPITHHGMTHTVVFVLLMSVLVGAAVAKWLTPRFAATRWIRSTEITTETVFVFATGGLALGGISHLFADVLSAPDIAAPLEPFWPLYSEPVIVDVIYYDSPIWNFGLFAVAIGLHLVLARYESAPLETRYRISS; via the coding sequence ATGGTCGATATCACCGGCCATCTCGCGATGGCGCTGCTGTTCGCCGCCCCGGCGTGGCTCGTCTGGGGTCGACGCGGCGCTCTGGGATTCACGGGCTTTGCGTTACTCACCGCGATGCTCCCGGACACCGATCTCGTCTTACAGCAGGTGCTCCCGATCACCCACCACGGCATGACCCACACCGTGGTGTTCGTGCTCCTGATGAGCGTTCTCGTCGGCGCGGCCGTCGCGAAGTGGCTCACCCCCCGGTTCGCTGCCACCCGCTGGATCCGAAGCACCGAGATCACGACGGAGACCGTCTTCGTCTTCGCGACCGGAGGGCTGGCTCTCGGCGGAATCAGCCACCTGTTCGCGGACGTTCTCTCAGCGCCCGACATCGCGGCCCCGCTCGAGCCCTTCTGGCCCCTGTACTCGGAGCCGGTGATCGTCGACGTCATCTACTACGATTCGCCGATCTGGAATTTCGGGCTGTTCGCCGTGGCCATCGGCCTTCACCTGGTACTCGCCCGGTACGAAAGCGCGCCGCTCGAGACGCGCTACCGAATCAGTAGCTGA
- a CDS encoding diphthine--ammonia ligase, whose protein sequence is MSDADGAWVSLFSGGKDSSWALYRALERGLPVERLVTVHPAGDSYMYHVPATELAAQAAESIGIELVDVEPDDFAADAATDSSAQGDDELEPLEAALEQLDRELADGIAGVTAGAVESEYQTSRIRGMCDRLDCDLFAPLWQEDPRELADAMLEAGFEITIIQVAAHGLDESWLGRTLDREAISDLEDLHEEYGVHILGEGGEFETFVVDGPHMNRRIDLEYETEWDGTRGRLRITDARLE, encoded by the coding sequence ATGAGCGACGCAGACGGCGCGTGGGTAAGCCTCTTCTCCGGCGGCAAGGACTCCTCGTGGGCGCTGTATCGGGCCCTCGAGCGAGGGCTTCCCGTCGAACGGCTCGTCACCGTCCATCCCGCGGGCGACTCGTACATGTATCACGTCCCCGCGACGGAACTGGCCGCGCAGGCGGCGGAAAGCATCGGGATCGAACTGGTCGATGTCGAACCCGACGACTTCGCGGCCGACGCGGCGACCGACTCGAGCGCGCAGGGCGACGACGAACTCGAACCCCTCGAGGCCGCCCTCGAGCAACTTGACCGCGAACTCGCGGACGGCATCGCCGGCGTCACGGCGGGAGCCGTCGAGAGCGAGTACCAGACGAGCCGCATTCGGGGGATGTGCGACCGCCTCGACTGCGACCTCTTCGCACCGCTGTGGCAGGAAGATCCCCGCGAACTGGCCGACGCGATGCTCGAGGCGGGCTTCGAAATTACGATCATTCAGGTCGCCGCCCACGGACTCGACGAGTCGTGGCTGGGTCGGACGCTCGACCGCGAGGCGATTTCGGATCTCGAGGATCTCCACGAAGAGTACGGCGTCCACATTCTGGGAGAGGGCGGCGAGTTCGAGACGTTCGTCGTGGACGGGCCGCACATGAATCGGCGGATCGATCTCGAGTACGAGACCGAATGGGATGGGACACGCGGACGGTTGCGGATTACTGACGCACGGCTCGAGTGA
- a CDS encoding DUF373 family protein, whose product MTTLVVCLDRTDDVGRKTGLRSPVVGWEAVRALVTDVGLADPEDSGVNTLLESLRVAQDLRDENEEVVVAVVSGDRESMVSADRAVAAQLDDLIADYDPDSAVVVTDSADDERLIPIVESRVRVDSVDRVVVRQARDIESTYYLLKQFLADEELRQTVLVPIGLTLLVFPLLATTVGPAEGAAAITTVIGLFLLYKGFNVDEILARFAHQTRESLYSGQVSVVTYVVAAGLTFIGLFVGALGVSNLGDTPGVVIPATRFAFDSVPWLAMAALTASAGRLLDEAIGEDPIRRSFLNLPFIVVAVGLVVRGFSAYFLEEQGVIDPFVVPANEFGIFSNEQFVMVAGERLALFVVTAIVISLVGARIASSVSGSHEDAERGDGGPETDPADGDPPSPDGPEYDAPAATEAVADREADPTPERFDPERTDGGADSNASPDAGTDPSTGSDAGGRDP is encoded by the coding sequence GTGACAACGCTGGTCGTCTGCCTCGACCGGACCGACGATGTCGGCCGGAAGACTGGCCTCCGCTCGCCCGTCGTCGGCTGGGAGGCAGTCCGCGCGCTCGTGACCGATGTTGGCCTCGCGGATCCGGAGGACTCGGGAGTGAATACCTTGCTCGAGTCGCTGCGGGTCGCCCAGGACCTGCGCGACGAGAACGAGGAGGTCGTCGTCGCGGTCGTCTCGGGCGACCGCGAGTCGATGGTGTCGGCCGATCGGGCGGTCGCCGCACAGCTCGACGACCTCATCGCCGACTATGACCCTGACTCGGCGGTCGTGGTGACCGACAGTGCGGACGACGAACGGCTGATTCCGATCGTCGAGAGCCGCGTTCGGGTCGACTCTGTCGACCGCGTCGTCGTCCGGCAGGCCCGCGACATCGAGTCGACGTACTACCTGCTCAAGCAGTTCCTCGCGGACGAGGAACTGCGCCAGACCGTCCTCGTTCCGATCGGGTTGACCCTGCTCGTCTTTCCGCTGCTCGCGACCACCGTCGGCCCCGCGGAGGGAGCGGCCGCGATTACCACCGTCATCGGACTCTTCTTGCTCTACAAGGGGTTCAACGTCGACGAGATTCTGGCGAGATTCGCCCACCAGACGCGGGAGTCACTGTACTCCGGCCAGGTGTCGGTCGTCACCTACGTGGTCGCGGCCGGACTGACGTTCATCGGTCTGTTCGTCGGAGCGCTCGGCGTCTCGAATCTCGGAGACACGCCGGGGGTAGTCATCCCGGCGACGCGCTTCGCGTTCGACAGCGTCCCCTGGCTAGCGATGGCCGCACTGACCGCAAGCGCCGGCCGACTGCTCGACGAGGCGATCGGCGAGGACCCGATCCGCCGGTCCTTTCTCAACCTGCCGTTTATCGTCGTCGCCGTTGGGCTGGTGGTTCGGGGCTTCTCCGCGTACTTCCTCGAGGAACAGGGCGTGATCGATCCGTTCGTCGTCCCGGCTAACGAGTTCGGGATCTTCTCGAACGAGCAGTTCGTGATGGTCGCCGGCGAACGGCTCGCGCTGTTCGTCGTCACCGCGATCGTGATCAGCCTCGTCGGAGCGCGGATCGCCTCGTCCGTCAGCGGCTCGCACGAGGACGCCGAGCGCGGCGACGGCGGTCCGGAGACGGACCCCGCGGACGGTGACCCGCCGTCGCCGGACGGTCCCGAGTACGACGCGCCGGCCGCTACCGAGGCGGTCGCCGATCGCGAGGCCGATCCGACGCCGGAGCGGTTCGATCCCGAGCGCACCGACGGCGGGGCCGACTCGAACGCGAGTCCCGATGCCGGTACCGACCCGAGTACGGGATCCGACGCCGGCGGTCGGGACCCCTGA